The genomic segment AATAATATTGGCTTCTGCACATATTGTAGGAATCACgtgatgattattttttattttatctgttaaatCACACAATTAAAAAATCGTGGTTCTTTTCATACTCTTTTGGGAGTGACGTCATCGAGATAACAGCCGTTTTCGCGGGAAAGTGTCAGTCGTCACAACAGCAgcacaaacaaaatgtaattgCATCTACAATATTTATTCTGCGAAATGTTTTGGGGTGCTTATTATGTATTGAACATTTCGAGGACCGTAGCGacatcaattttaattttaaaatgtaaatgttacatGGATCGCGTTAATTCAAAAGAATACGAGAAGAAGAGAAAATccgacggcggagagtactaaCTTGGTCTCCAAttttactacacactgtgatgagGCTAATGTTGTTATGAAAAGTTAATACAATTTTCACCAAAGCCTTTTAGCAGactgaatgtaaatatttttatttaaaaattaactAATTAAGCATGGAGCaactttttgatttttgataaaaacCTTCATAACATTGGTTATTCATCATTACATAACATTTACATGCTTTTCGGTTCAATTAAGAAGTATTGTAGAGATGTTTATGCATTGACATTTGGTGATTCTTTTCAGTGATGGCTACTTCTTCACGACAATTATAATGGATGTAAAATCCTACCTTCCATGGCTGACGAAACGGTAACGAACTCTATCATACTGCTTCCTTTCCTGCAGTACTATTTCACGCTACGTGTGGTATAGATACTGAAACACATTCTGACTTATTAAATGTATTACTGTTAAACCTACATTGATGACGGTAGAATATTTATGATGGTAGAAATCTTTGGCGGTTTTACcaaaagtttgaaataaaaatgattctTCGAAGTTATGAGATTATGTTTTTCGTCTTATTTCAGTTATATTCTGACTTTTCTTTTGATCATATTTCATTTCTTCCTTTGTAAACATTGCAGTTtacaaacaatacatatttttgGCATTGTAATTGTGTTAAATGATCTAACATATAGGATATGTTCtattatgtttattttcataCCTCGTCGAAGTAAGCGAAAAATACTATTGTTCATTTCTTGCGTGTtttttctacaaaaaaaaaaaaaaaaaaaaatagcttctttaaaaaattaaaaaaggggaaaaatctgaatatataaatactaataaATGAGAATATGAAATATGTAACATAGATATATTCATTGTATGCAATTAAACTTCGTTTTAGAATACTTGATAAACATGGGAGAATAAAGAAGAAAAGAGTCCAAAACCTGGATGAGGTAAGGGTATACgaattttatatgtatatataaatataaaatgatcaTGCTActgatatttgtgatatttcGTTCTTGTTATATTGTTCTTGAATTAACATAGACTCGGCCAGTTACTATTTCATTAACGATATATACTTACTGTTATATACGATATTAACGTCAGGTTTATAAAGGTGacatttgataattaaacaCACGTCAAACATACAATGTGTCGAATGTAATTAGCATTTATCATTTAAGGTTATCTATTAAAAACGTATCGTAGCTCTTACCAGTTTACAATGGTGAAAAAGTCCTATCTGATTCTTCTTTGGATCTCGATGAAATATAAGCTATTGTTACTGGTATCCTCAGCTAACACAGGAATATGATGTGGTGGTGAACTGCACTGGAATGGATGCCAACTGGTTGTGTAATGATTCCCAACTCCGTCCAATCCGAGGGCAAGTAACAAAGGTTTGTATCCATGTACATATGATTGGCATATCAAGATGATATATTTCGAATATTAAGATAGAAAGAATTGTTGAATTCCATTTTGACAACACATGCATATTAAGTTCGCTGATGCTCTAGCCGAATGAATCTCCCGGTGCCCTTCTATTCTCCTGATTGCTTTTGTTTGCAAATAAGGTAATAGAGTACATCGTATTCAATTTCACTTTCAGATACAATGACGACATGTTGTCATTAAAACACTGACTACTTGGGTATACACAAGTTTATAGGGCATAAGTTCCCATTACGTAACCGTGATAGGCATCGAATAAATCAAGGATTTGTATCTCATCCCTTCTTTCGATCTTCTTCGTAATATTTTTATAGAAACTGCCTATTTATGTTGTCTTTCGTGTACTGTTCTATTTATGTTGTCTTTCGTGTAACGTTCTGTTTATGTTGTCTTTCCTCTAAAGTTCTATTTATGTTGTCTTTCCTTTAAAGTTCTATTTATGTTGTCTTTCGTGTAACGTTCTGTTTATGTTGTCTTTCCTCTAAGGTTCTATTTATGTTGTCTTTCTTGTAAGGTTCTATTTATGTTGTCTTTCGTGTAACGTTCTGTTTATGTTGTCTTTCTTGTAACGTTCTATTTATGTTGTCTTTCCTCTAAGGTTCTATTTATGTTGTCTTTCGTGTACGTTCTGTTTATGTTGTTTTTCGTGTACGTTCTGTTTATGTTGTTTTTCGTGTAAGGTTCATTTGGAGGAAACAATAGCGTATAGTAAAataaacaagtacatgtaatcaGTTTTTATTCAATGATAACATTGTTTTCTTTGCCAGTTGTAATATGTGTTGAAGTTTCGTTCCTTCTACTAACGTACATGAAGTAACTAACCTAGAGGCACTTTTGTGTATTGATATGAATTTCTGTGTAAAatcttttaataaaaaaaatatttttatttgcaGGTGTATGCTCCTTGGGTTAAACACTTTTACATAAATCCAGACCCTACAGACGAACACAGGGAGATATACATACTTCCGGGGTAAGTTTTTAATAATAGTATATACCGTATTTAATTCATTCAATAACTCACGCGAAGTACAAAGAATGCAACATTATCCGccattaatataatttttgtatatAGGGTCAAACAAATTTCGAATGATTTCTATGTACAAAAATTGAAGGACATTGCACTGGACGTTAAAATTATGATGTTATCTCTGTGGAATCGTACATACGTATACAGGTACGGCACATACAattcagtatagacagacatcgatatcacatgacttttcttgtaccgtcacatgactctcataaacaaaatggctgccaacatggaaatatcgccgacctgttaacgtcattcgcgaatttaaggtcattttgagatcataattcgcgaaattatgtattcgtgAATAAGTCGAATAAtgtgagttcgcgaaattaagtactcgcgaaatataagtgatatacagtatttaaatgacataatatcaattaaaaattaGTAGTCATCATTCTACCAACAGAAGTAAATTGTTTTGTAACTGTTGACTGTTACAGCATTCGAAATATGTTTACTTTTCATTAAAATGCTGGATTTAAAGGGTTTTTAACACTATGATTGCTACATATGATTACAGTGAAAGAGAAATATTCCAGAAAAAGTAGAATGCTGTTTGTATTGTCGTTTGATACCTCTGTGAATTGTTACGTGTATTTCTGTAAGTTTATTGCCtgtaaattgattttaaaattttagacCTAATACCGTCACCATTGGTGGTACTGGTCAGCTTAACAACTGGAATACTAACACGGATGGAAACGATAAACAGAGGATAATGGAGGATGTATGCAGACTCGTGCCAAGTCTCCGGGTACGTTAGTCATAACAACCTTTGATCGGTTTGTGGTAGAGTGGCACAGTGGGATCACGTGCCAAGTCTCCGGGTACGTAAGTCATAACAAGCTTTGATCGGTTTGTGGTGGAGTGGCACAGTGGACCCACACTCGCCTTTCATCCAGGTGACCCCGGTTCAATTCTTCGATCAGAACCGAACAGCTCTGGGCGTTACCTGCTCTAAAACCAGGGTTTTCGCCGTGTATTCCAATTTCATCCTACGTAAAACCCATCGTGAATGTTtcttacaaaaataataaagtaattggtgtaaaataaatgaaaaaacaaacttttgTAATGCAAcgtttttaaattttcatttttggaaTAACTTTTCCTATGGAATTGTGTATTGTGAATAGTTTTGGAAATGCATTCTTTTTAAACTATCAGATATCCAAGATTCATCAATTTCTTCGGCATAAAGACCTATGTTTTTCCAAACTGCCATTCTCAATTTCCCGCGTTTGCCCGTAGCATCTCTGGCGAGTCCTAAATGGTGGTAATACCTGAATAATGCAGTTTTATAACATTTATCCCCATACATGTATGTGGCATATATTACCGTATACAGTTTGGCGATGGCCCGTAAGATAATTCCAAACCGAGCAAAACCATATTTATAAGAGAGATTTTCAGCTACCTTTACCAAGGTGCATTTACCTATTTACTGTTGTACTATGAGGCCTAACTCGTATTTCATCAGAGAAATCGCCTTCATCATTCTGTTTGAACCATGCTCTGCGTATAACAGTAAAACAGAACCTCGTCTTTTTCTGTAGGTTGTTGTATACAGAATAAGCGTTTTTAGATTTAccaatattatacaattatggTACCTTGCTTCTAGCGATATGATAATTTATGGAGCTCAAATAACCAATATCAATATCGGCCAACTTTGCTTCCTTTGATGTGATGATTTATGGGACGAAGATAACCAATATCAATCTCGTCTCACTTTGTTTCTTTCAGTATGCTGATTTACGGAACTCAGGCAACCAATATCGACCGAGTATGTACAggttttaatgaaaatgattttcttctttttatttaCAGACTGCTAAACAGTCACATGACTGGGTTGGTTTACGACCGTCGAGGCCCCGTGTGCGTTTGGAGGCCGAAGAAAAGCCCAGGAAGAAAACGGTACTATTATATGAACTTCTGACTTAGTTTCATATTTCAACAGTACTTCAATATCTACTCGTTCCAAAACACCACCACACGTAAcaatttacaataaaagaaGCAACTTGCTTTTAATGAAAATAGAGAATCTTTCACATTTAATGCCAAAACGTTCTCTGATAATCGAAGTTCCCACACATTAAAATGGTCAATGTATACATATTCGTGGGATTCATTAGAGGCtgattttcattgaaattccAAAGTCCATGTGGCTATTTATTACCTACTTTATCTAAATCCATGGTTTATGTATTAACAGCGACTCTACACTGAGTGTTTACTACGAGTGTCTCTTTATAAAACAGGAGCATATTAACTGGAAATATGTTCTGATTTTTGTCGTGTCCATAGATACAGTGCTATTTCCAATTagaaacaattatataatgtgatataactTTGCACTGGTAAAGAGTGATGAAATCATGCAGTAATGAATAGAAGAGGAATAACTCTGTAATCTATTCTCTTTTGTAATTTGAGAAAATGAAAGCACGTGTTGCTGCCGCTGACATAATTCTCCTTTTGTATTCGTAAAATGTAACGCACAAAAAAGACAACATTATTCGACAGAAGCAAATAAATCTGTTATTCTAACTAACTATACTGTTAATCATTTAGAATTAAGTTTTAAATAAAGCCAACCACTAACACTTAATACAGTCAATGTTCAAGACATCATTTAAGCCATTTTTTTATTCTACGACATTAAAGCTAGTTTGTTTATCGTAATGCCGGACaccaataacatatacataaacTATGAGAATCATTCTATGCTTAATTGCGTCACGGAATCAACAAATTCAAAATCTGTTCGCGGATGTGATTTATAACATACGTATATAACACTACTCACTACGTTAATgaaacacaatatatatgtatgtgaacAATGTAAAGGTCAACTCATTTATATccttgtttatgttatattataactggCCTGTTATTGAAGCACAATATATCTGTTTGTAACAAGATATTCATTAATATACtagtttatgttatattataacggGCCTGTTATTGAAGCACAATATATCTGTTTGTAACAAGATATTCATTAATATACTagtttatgtaatattataaccAGCCTGTTATTGAAGCACAATATATCTGTTTGTAACAAGATATTCATTAATATACtagtttatgttatattataaccagCCTGTTATTGAAGCACAATATATCTGTTTGTAACAAGATATTCATTAATATACtagtttatgttatattataacggGCCTGTTATTGAAGCACAATATATCTGTTTGTAACAAGATATTCATTAATATACtagtttatgttatattataacggGCCTGTTATTGAAGCACAATATATCTGTTTGTAACAAGATATTCATTAATATACTagtttatgtaatattataaccAGCCTGTTATTGAAGCAGCATGCATATGTAAGTAACAAGATAATCATTTATGTACTagtttatgtaatattataaccAGCCTGCTATTCAGTGAATTCGCACGTGTAAAATGTCGCTAGTGTAATAAGCCCTAGGACACTTTTAAAGAATTGTGAATGTCGTTAGAAAATGTCGGCATTTGATTAAACTCCTAATTAACAATTTAGGAAGCATCAATATTGTCGAATCACTTATGCTCATAACAATCCACACTGTTGATGGAAAAAATacggtgtacatgtatatattggtgAAGAGATAGGATTTGTTTTCGATGAGGGGGTAGATCTTTTTGGTCTGgagacaaatataaataaatgcaaAAGCAAACtataataaacataaaaaaaaagaaaaaaagaaacaacaacaaaaaaaacaattcaaatgATCAATGAATAATATAGTGTTTATAGATAGAACAATTAGTTTGCTACATGACCATTTATTGCATCAGATGCTCAATTTCAAAgtacataatttgttttgatgtctcaATTTGACTGATAAGTATATATCTGTTCTGTTGAAAATACCTATAAACGAAGACTACACCCTGTCTTAGGGTTTATTGTACGCCGATAGGAAGTatattatacagaaaacaacCCCCGATATTTGCTAATATAGGTCGTTTGGGCTATTTATGATGATACCTACGTCACGTGCTTTCATGAAACTTGAAATGTTACAAGTGACAATATAAATAAGACATTGTCTTTGTCTCTACACGACCTATGCTTTCACATTTCGCTAGGTGATGACTAGACATAGCAGTGCTATATGTCTTTACACGACCTATACTTTCACATTTCGCTATGTGATGTCTAGACCTAGCAGTGCTATATGTCTCTACACTACCTATGCTTTCACATTTCGCTATGTGATGTCTAGACCTAGCAGTGCTATATGTCTCTACACGACCTATGCTTTCACATTTCGCTATGTGATGTCTAGACCTAGCAGTGCTATATGTCTCTACACGACCTATGCTTTCACATTTTGCTAGGTGATGACTAGACATAGCAGTGCTATATGTCTTTACACGACCTATGCTTTCACATTTTGCTATGTGATGTCTAGACCTAGCAGTGCTATATGTCTCCACGTGATACTCTATACAAGAATACCCCCGTCTGTTACTCCATTCTCTATAGCCGTTAGtaactatacatgtatctatatatttcaGGTAATTCACAACTACGGACACAGCGGGTCCGGCGTGACCTTCCACTGGGGATGTGCCAAAGACACTGCTCACCTAGTTAAACTGACATTAGAGGAACACCAATTAACATCGAGGCTGTGAAGTGAAAACTTCTTACTACAGTAAAATAACATTGTTGTAAGTCATTGCTGACAGGCTGGTGAGaggaaaatataaaacaattcttGGATGCAGGGAACTTGTCTCCTCTGTTTTTATTCAACTGACTTCAAAACTTATATCAGACCAACGTATCCGTATTACACCGTCATAACAACAAACGAATGTTGACGCCATCGGCATTGACGTTTTTGTGATCACTGGTCGTTTTAAACActctattctaccatgtttgctatgcaacgccggttttgattggtttgaaaccatgtattattttccaataatacacgctcgtgccaataatacacgctcgtgtcaTTAACACACGCtcgggagtcacggctgttacaatttcatatatatctaatattcacacactatctcttttttttaaattttcaaaattaatgccatatgatagatgctcttgatcgtaaAACTGTAGTGCCtgaaaagaaatgtatatttcatcagcaaataatgcaatactcaagaaataattAATAAGGTTTTCCTGGggtttctttgttgtttttctattagaaagaggtcggtctcagaactaaacagtacatggtggaatagaaataatcaactttgactcgtgtattgttgtaggatatacaactcggactcggatattttgcaattttaattaacaactcaggcctgcggccttcgttattaatttaactGCAAAATATcatcgtcctcgttgtatatcctgcaacaatacacgaatcatcgttaattatttcttaattacaCAGCAAGCAGCAAATGTGGTTTATGAATAATCTTTACACTAATCAAATGAGCAAACTATTCCGaagtaaaaatatttatacatcgATCAGTTTGGTTTTTgatttaaagtttttaaagtttCGTGGATTAAAAGTGGTCATCTCCAGGTAATAAATATCTGGAAAATATGAAATTgtacacataaatacattttgCCTCCAGATGGCCATACCTACTTTTGTTGACATTATTGGAAAGTCTAGAGTTCGACTCGACTAGGAAAAtacatttctataaataaactCGTTTAAGGGCTATACTTATAGCGAGTGACGTGATAATATCGAAAGCTGGGCTGCTATTGTAACATTAATTTGAGTGAAAACAGTACACCAGTCCAGGACAAAATTCGAAAAACTGACCATGGCCTTTTTTTCCAACTCAACACCGGCTATATCAAAGATCCTTAGTTTTGACTAAAAAGTTTGAATTATTTATAAACCTTTTATTGAGATAGAAACTATTAGGTTCATAGTGCATGTATAAGAAAGTGATACGGGACAGGGCATATCATACAAAAAATAGATTGTCGTCAACCTGTACCAATTACGTACGGTAttaagtaggatgtagactgtcacctgtaccaattacgtacggtatcaagtaggatgtagactgtcacctgtaccaatTACGTAccgtatcaagtaggatgtagactgtcacctgtaccaatTACGTAccgtatcaagtaggatgtagactgtcacctgtaccaagtacgtaccgtatcaagtaggatgtagactgtcacctgtacgtacggtatcaagtaggatgtagactgtcacctgtatgtaccgtatcaagtaggatgtagactgtcacctgtacgtacggtatcaagtaggatgtagactgtcacctgtacgtacggtatcaagtaggatgtagactgtcacctgtacgtacggtatcaagtaggatgtagactgtcacctgtatgtacggtatcaagtaggatgtagactgtcacctgtaccaagtacgtacggtatcaagtaggatgtagactgtcacctgtatgtaccgtatcaagtaggatgtagactgtcacctgtacgtacggtatcaagtaggatgtagactgtcacctgtacgtacggtatcaagtaggatgtagactgtcacctgtatcaagtacgtacggtatcaagtaggatgtagactgtcacctgtacgtacggtatcaagtaggatgtagactgtcacctgtacgtacggtatcaagtaggatgtagactgtcacctgtacgtacggtatcaagtaggatgtagactgtcacctgtacgtacggtatcaagtaggatgtagactgtcacttGTACGTAcagtatcaagtaggatgtagactgtcacctgtatcaagtacgtacggtatcaagtaggatgtagactgtcacctgtacgtacggtatcaagtaggatgtagactgtcacctgtacgtacggtatcaagtaggatgtagactgtcacctgtatcaagtacgt from the Pecten maximus chromosome 4, xPecMax1.1, whole genome shotgun sequence genome contains:
- the LOC117324933 gene encoding D-amino-acid oxidase-like produces the protein MMPRRVCVLGAGVVGLSSAVYIQELVPDADVTVVADTFTPHTLSDGCAGLWMPYLVDTSDENVMRWSGETYDYLKGLGHSELAGETGIQFVSGYYFVRDSAHKVEEPPWKNQVMGFRKLTPEEVKISPDARDGYFFTTIIMDVKSYLPWLTKRILDKHGRIKKKRVQNLDELTQEYDVVVNCTGMDANWLCNDSQLRPIRGQVTKVYAPWVKHFYINPDPTDEHREIYILPGPNTVTIGGTGQLNNWNTNTDGNDKQRIMEDVCRLVPSLRTAKQSHDWVGLRPSRPRVRLEAEEKPRKKTVIHNYGHSGSGVTFHWGCAKDTAHLVKLTLEEHQLTSRL